From the genome of Geminocystis herdmanii PCC 6308, one region includes:
- the glpX gene encoding class II fructose-bisphosphatase, producing the protein MLETTLGLEIIEVVEQAAIASSKWMGKGEKDIADEVAVEAMRERMNKIKMRGRIVIGEGERDDAPMLYIGEEVGICTRPDAGNFCNLEELIEIDIAVDPCEGTNLVAYGQNGSMAVLAISEKGGLFAAPDFYMKKLAAPPAAKGHVDINKSATENLQIIAECMNRSIEELVVVVMDRSRHNDLVKEIREAGARVRLISDGDVSAAISCAFSGSNIHALMGIGAAPEGVISAAAMRCLGGHFQGQLIYDPEVVKTGLIGESKESNLERLRSMGITDPDKVYNADELASGETVLFAACGITPGTLMQGVRFFHGGARTQSLVISSQSSTARFVDTVHMFDKPKTIQLK; encoded by the coding sequence ATGTTAGAAACCACTCTAGGATTAGAGATTATTGAAGTAGTAGAACAAGCTGCGATCGCATCTTCAAAATGGATGGGAAAAGGCGAAAAAGACATTGCTGACGAAGTCGCCGTAGAAGCCATGCGCGAAAGAATGAATAAAATCAAAATGCGCGGCAGAATCGTCATCGGAGAAGGAGAAAGAGACGATGCACCCATGCTTTATATTGGGGAAGAAGTCGGTATTTGTACTCGCCCCGACGCTGGTAACTTCTGTAACCTAGAAGAATTAATCGAAATTGACATCGCTGTTGATCCCTGCGAAGGTACTAACCTTGTAGCATACGGTCAAAACGGCTCAATGGCAGTATTAGCCATCTCCGAAAAAGGTGGATTATTTGCAGCGCCTGACTTCTACATGAAAAAATTAGCTGCACCTCCTGCCGCCAAAGGTCATGTGGACATCAACAAATCTGCTACAGAAAACCTCCAAATCATTGCTGAGTGTATGAATCGCAGTATAGAGGAATTAGTAGTTGTCGTAATGGATCGTTCACGTCATAACGACTTAGTGAAAGAAATCCGTGAAGCAGGTGCAAGAGTTCGTTTAATCAGCGATGGTGACGTTTCTGCGGCGATTTCCTGTGCTTTCTCTGGTAGTAATATTCATGCCTTAATGGGTATTGGTGCTGCCCCTGAAGGAGTTATTTCCGCTGCCGCTATGCGTTGCTTAGGTGGTCACTTCCAAGGACAATTAATTTATGATCCTGAAGTCGTGAAAACTGGTTTAATTGGTGAAAGCAAAGAAAGTAACCTTGAGCGTTTACGCAGTATGGGTATTACTGATCCCGATAAAGTTTACAATGCTGATGAATTAGCTTCTGGAGAAACCGTGTTATTTGCCGCTTGTGGTATTACCCCCGGTACTTTAATGCAAGGTGTTCGTTTCTTCCATGGTGGTGCAAGAACCCAAAGTTTGGTAATCTCTAGTCAGTCTAGTACTGCTCGTTTTGTGGATACCGTGCATATGTTCGATAAACCTAAAACTATCCAATTAAAATAG